One Glycine max cultivar Williams 82 chromosome 8, Glycine_max_v4.0, whole genome shotgun sequence genomic window, AGGGAAAGAGATCTTGAGAGAATTTGTTGTGTGTTGTGTTAATGGGTGGAGAATGTATAAGAATGGTGAATATTATATGAAGGgatgatgtatatatatgtggTGAAGGAAATAGTTGACTTTTAATTAAGTTGACTTTATCAAAAAGTTCTATGGTTGTTAATATGTGCAAGGCGTGGAGGGTCGGTGTGGTCTGGTCAGCCATGCCggctttgaaaattttaaatttgttcccTCTCTCTCTCGAGTTGGAACACTCTTGTGTTAgactttgccaaaaaaaaaaataatcgtcACATAATGTTAAACTTTGATATTTTACTATTGTATTCAAacccattaattaattaaatcaaatggtTCTTTCTGCATTAATTTACGAAGGATTTTTTGAATGAAGCTCTTGATGGTTTATGTTGTTTCATCCACTAGGCTAGTATTGCAATTGAAAGTGTCTCACTATGGTGCAATATGATAAACATTTACATGACGTTTATTCTTTCATATTGAAAGGAACAATATACTGGTACTATATAATGTGTTTACATTGATGGTAGGAGTTTACATTAATTGAGCATAAAATCATGGTAAAAACActataagaaataattatttatcacattCGAAAATGAGGATGAACCGGGACAGACCTAGAGGGGGTAAGGAGTCCTAGTTCCTGTCTCCTCTTCCCTCTcccttaaattatatatatataaaaatgttaatgtaaaattaattgtatatgttattattataataatcattaaatttaattaattgatataaaattatgtaaaattaattatgtttgttgTTATTACCGTAACAGTTaagattatcatttaaaatttaaaatagaagtagttcaattttatgtataaaaatagtaaatatttttttatatataaaagttaatgtaaaattaattgtgtatgttattattataataatgattaaagttaattaattgattcaaaattatgtaaaattaattatgtttgttgTTATTACATTAACAGTTaagattatcatttaaaattttaaatagaagTAGTtcaattttatgtataaaaatagtaaatatttttttaaattattatctattaaaaatttgacatttaaataattacaaagaaagaagaagaaaaaatttcaaCCTCCCTTTAATAGATTTGTGGATCCATCCCTAAGGGTATCCATTAAGCTTTTGAAGAATGCTAGCaacattctctttcttttttatttataggaatTGAGCATGATACTAAGAGATTTGCTACACTCACACATCATGtttaactattttctttttaatggtTCCTTTAtgattagttaaaattaattaaaaattatcaattttgatgAATCTTACTTTAATGACTTTCCTAATTTAGAAATGAGACTcactaaaattgattattttaataaattccagtcaaacatatataaagaaaatagcaAAACAAGTGTCAGAAAAATATTGCTAGCATTtctcaaaatcatatatttagtGTGTATATtccaattattgtttttttattagatgaataaataaatataaatgtttgGAAAACCAATTATTCTGAATCTATGATGAGAACTCGATAAGTATATATGCAAGGTTAAGGTTATAATTAggtctttaaatattttatgatgtaagtgtggttggagtcaagattctttccatttcttgatGAGAACTCGATCGATAAGTatatatgcaagggtaaggttATAATTAGGTTTTTTACTTAATAGAGAATAATTTCTCAAAATCATAAGaatggaagaaattaaaaaaaaaagtatgaaaaaagGATCTTTTCTCATGTGGTTGGATACTGTTGTATGGAGGGCGTGAGGAGAGATTCCTGCGATCCGGAGGATGGTTCACAGTGATCCTCTGGCGAGCGACTCCAACTGCAAAATTTATGAGGACTCCAACATTTAAGTAAGAATTTAGACCAAAGAAGTGAGAAAATGAGTGGAGATAATTCAAATCTGTGAAGTCCTTAAATATAGGCATCCTAGAGGGAAAAGCCGTTAGATTTATTAGATACATTTGAGTACTTAAATTTCTAAGTTCTTGTTATTATCCTCACTTGATATGTATCTAATTTAGACACAGGTTTCTACTTTGGGGGATGGATTTGATCATGTCTTTAAGGTCCTTGTATCCTCAACGAGGTGGCACGGGTTTAACAGTGGAAATTGATGTACCCTCTAcaacaattatcaaaatttacaattttgtgtACTATGATACTAGATTTTGACCCCTATTATacgattttatttatattatatattttaaaatttatatttattatttttaaaatgtgtatacataaataaaattaagataatgatatcaacattaaaatttattagaaagttTGTCACTCTCAAGGTGTAACTTATATATTGAGTTAATAATGATTTCACTTAATATCAATGGATTATAAGTTTGAAATCTAACATAATATTGttggtaaaataatttgtatatgttgacaaaaaaaagatcaaattaatgTATAGTTATCtcatttaaagtaaaatatatattttttaaaaatttattttaagtgtcAACTATGAGCCGATCCGATTTCAGGTTTGGCAGTGGCTTTGGAGAGCTCACGGTGGTGCTAATAATTCAGTCTTTGCCttggattttaattaattttactactTTCCAAACAACTTTCATCATATAACTTCCACAAAATTATGAACAAAACTAGGGCCGTAATTAACTGATGTTTATATGTGTGATGTATAATTGTACAAATTTCAAGTTTATACTAGTCTCTACTTTAATACATGAAAACTATCTAGTAGATACAACCtctgccttttctttttctttcctttctaaaCCTATAAATCTACCCGGTGAAAACTTAACCTTGTACTCCGAAATGGTTTCAAGCTTAGGTGACCAAACTTGGTCCTTAGACTTCACAAGCATTTGATAGTGTTTTCTCAACTCAGGAGTGCTACATAGGAAGTTGTTGTCAACATTGCTGCTGGGGCAACATGGTCTTTTACTTCTATTGACTAGGCTTGTGATGAACTCAGGAGTGACCTTTATCAGCATCCTTCCATTGGAACCTTTCAAGTACTCAAAAGCACACTCCCCAAATTTGATGGTGGATTTGTTATTTGGGTGTGATCCCAAGGACAAGAGTGAAGACACAGATAGGGTTTTGCATGTGAAGCTATCAATTGGGAGAACAAAATAGGCTTCACCTTGAATGAGTTCGTCCTCTAAGGCTAAAGCAGGAATTGGGTGTCCAATGAAGAAGGAATTTGCATGGCAAACTACCTTGTTTGGGAACTCAAGCATGATCTCACTAGCAATGTGCTTACCCTTGAGAGATCTCATGGTGCCATCCCAGAAAATAAGTTTCGACGATGAGGATGACGATAACAATGAATTCTTTGGATGAAAGCATGGAGTCACTGCTGCATTTCCCATTTGTAAGAGCAAGAAATCTTGAGAGAATTTGTTGTGCGTTATGTTGTTGATTGGACAATGTATAAGAATgatgaattattatattatgggatgatatatatatgtgtggtgAAGGAAATACTTTGACTTTGAATAAAATTGACTTTGATAAGGTCTAATAGGGTTGTTTGTGAATGGCGTGGATGGATCGGTAATCGGTGGAGTCTGGTCAGCCATGCCGGCTTTGAACATTTTGATTTGCTTTTTGGTTTCTCTCTCTCGAGTTACACTCATGTGCTAGACTTGCCACAAAAACAAATCATCACACGACACATAAGGTTTAAACCTTGATGATGTGATGTTGTATTCAAACTATTATACTAGTTAAAATGTGCTCTACTTATTCTTCGATGTTTACATTAGTTTGGCTTTTCCATTTTTCCTACTGTGTGATCCATGTATTTAGACATTTATTATGGCCACAACAATCAAAGGTTCTAACctgaatgaagaaaaaacaaaggatTCACGAATCATATGGTAAATAACAACTATGGAATTCTGGAAAGAGACtaatttagtatttatatataaagaagacCAACGTACGTAACAAAATAGTTCCACATCTTTAATTTAACATGGATTGGACTAACAACTCTTTTAAAGATATTGGTTGAAAATTATtaagtataatttattattataaaatacagTATGAGTGTATGgataatgttaaatattaaactttaatttttatattaatttttcatttcaaatcttCAATCACTacttttaagagttttttttaggcaaattgaatatatatatatatatatatatatatatatatatatatatatatatcactactaaaaaatatatttttaacatcgCTTATGAACCAATATTGAAAGTATCGACATTAAAAGtattaacgttaacatcggttacaAAGCTGATGTTAAACTAAATTacacaacattaatttttaaaaaaaccgatgtcgtatcattagaaataaacaaaaaaaatgtaaaatatgtaaaaaccaatattaattttaagaaaaa contains:
- the LOC100811355 gene encoding uncharacterized protein, translated to MGNAAVTPCFHPKNSLLSSSSSSKLIFWDGTMRSLKGKHIASEIMLEFPNKVVCHANSFFIGHPIPALALEDELIQGEAYFVLPIDSFTCKTLSVSSLLSLGSHPNNKSTIKFGECAFEYLKGSNGRMLIKVTPEFITSLVNRSKRPCCPSSNVDNNFLCSTPELRKHYQMLVKSKDQVWSPKLETISEYKVKFSPGRFIGLERKEKEKAEVVSTR